A genomic stretch from Primulina huaijiensis isolate GDHJ02 chromosome 14, ASM1229523v2, whole genome shotgun sequence includes:
- the LOC140956492 gene encoding uncharacterized protein, translating into MAWFRAGSQVAKLAVRRTISQSASYLARTRLSPVHNRHFHSTVFKSKAQSAPVPRPVPLSRLTDSFLDGTSSVYLEELQRAWEQDPNSVDESWDNFFRNFVGQASTSPGISGQTIQESMRLLLLVRAYQVFGHMKATLDPLGLEQRPIPDDLDPALYGLSEADLDREFFIGVWRMHGFLSENRPVQTLRAILTRLEQAYCGKIGYEYMHITDREKCNWLRDKIETPIPMEYSHQRREVILDRLIWSTQFENFLAAKWTAAKRFGLEGCETLIPGMKEMFDRSADLGVESIVIGMSHRGRLNVLGNVVRKPLRQIFSEFSGGTKPVDEVGLYTGTGDVKYHLGTSYDRPTRGGKRIHLSLVANPSHLEAVDPVVVGKTRAKQYYSNDVDRTKNMGVLIHGDGSFAGQGVVYETLHLSALPNYTTGGTIHIVVNNQVAFTTDPQAGRSSQYCTDVAKALSAPIFHVNGDDVEAVVHACELAAEWRQIFHTDVVVDIVCYRRFGHNEIDEPSFTQPKMYKVIRNHPSALEIYQKKLLESGHVNKEDIDKISSKVLKILNEEFVASKDYVPQRRDWLSAYWTGFKSPEQLSRIRNTGVKPEILKNVGKAITTLPENFKPHRAVKRIFEDRAKMIETGEGIDWAVGEVLAFATLLVEGNHVRLSGQDVERGTFSHRHSVLHDQETGEQYCPLDHVMINQNEEMFTVSNSSLSEFGVLGFELGYSMENPNSLVLWEAQFGDFANGAQVIFDQFVSSGESKWLRQTGLVVLLPHGYDGQGPEHSSARLERFLQMSDDNPFVIPEMDSTLRKQIQECNFQVVNVTTPANYFHVLRRQLHRDFRKPLIVMSPKNLLRHKDCKSNLSEFDDVQGHPGFDKQGTRFKRLIKDQNDHSDLEEGIRRLVLCSGKVYYELDEERKKVGGKDIAICRVEQLCPFPYDLIQRELKRYPNAEIVWCQEEPMNMGAYSYVAPRLGTAMKALSRGTVDDIKYVGRAPSAATATGFYQVHVKEQTELVHKAMQPDPINS; encoded by the exons ATGGCTTGGTTTAGAGCTGGGTCTCAGGTGGCAAAGCTTGCTGTGAGGCGAACTATATCACAAAGTGCTTCATACTTAGCAAGAACTCGGCTCTCTCCTGTGCATAACCGACACTTTCACTCCACAGTTTTTAAATCAAAGGCCCAATCAGCTCCTGTTCCTCGTCCTGTTCCACTCTCCAGGTTGACTGATAGCTTTCTGGATGGGACCAGCAGTGTTTATCTTGAAGAGCTACAGAGGGCATGGGAGCAAGATCCCAATAGCGTTGATGAATCATGGGACAACTTCTTCAGGAACTTTGTAGGTCAGGCGAGTACATCACCTGGAATTTCTGGCCAAACGATACAAGAGAGTATGCGGCTTTTGTTGCTTGTGAGAGCTTACCAGGTTTTTGGTCACATGAAAGCTACATTGGATCCACTGGGCTTGGAACAGAGGCCCATTCCTGATGATCTAGACCCAGCCCTTTATGGTTTGTCAGAAGCTGATCTTGATAGAGAATTCTTCATTGGTGTTTGGAGAATGCATGGGTTCTTGTCTGAGAATCGTCCAGTGCAAACTTTAAGGGCTATATTGACTAGATTAGAACAGGCTTATTGTGGAAAAATTGGTTATGAATACATGCATATTACAGATCGTGAAAAGTGCAACTGGTTGAGAGACAAAATTGAGACTCCAATACCGATGGAGTACAGTCATCAGAGGCGAGAGGTGATCCTTGACCGGCTTATTTGGAGTACTCAATTTGAGAATTTCTTAGCAGCAAAATGGACTGCAGCCAAGAGGTTCGGGCTTGAAGGTTGTGAGACATTGATTCCCGGCATGAAGGAGATGTTTGATAGGTCAGCTGATCTCGGGGTAGAGAGCATAGTTATTGGAATGTCGCACAGAGGAAGACTGAACGTTCTGGGAAATGTTGTCAGGAAACCACTGCGACAAATATTTAGCGAGTTTAGTGGAGGTACAAAACCTGTGGATGAGGTCGGCCTTTACACTGGAACAGGAGATGTTAAATATCATTTGGGAACTTCCTACGATAGGCCAACTCGGGGTGGTAAGAGAATTCACTTGTCTTTGGTTGCTAATCCAAGTCACTTAGAGGCAGTGGACCCTGTTGTGGTAGGGAAAACTAGAGCCAAACAATATTACTCTAATGATGTTGACAGAACAAAAAACATGGGTGTCTTGATACATGGTGATGGTAGTTTTGCTGGACAAGGTGTTGTCTATGAAACCTTGCATCTTAGTGCTCTTCCAAATTACACCACTGGCGGGACCATTCACATTGTAGTGAACAATCAAGTAGCATTCACTACCGACCCTCAAGCAGGAAGATCTTCACAGTATTGCACAGATGTTGCCAAAGCTTTGAGTGCACCAATTTTCCATGTCAATGGTGATGATGTAGAGGCAGTTGTTCACGCCTGCGAACTTGCTGCGGAGTGGCGGCAGATATTCCACACTGATGTTGTGGTTGACATTGTGTGCTATCGTCGATTTGGGCACAATGAAATTGATGAGCCATCCTTCACTCAACCTAAAATGTACAAG GTTATACGGAATCATCCTTCAGCACTTGAGATTTACCAAAAAAAACTGCTAGAATCTGGTCATGTGAACAAAGAAGACATTGATAAGATAAGCAGCAAAGTCCTAAAAATTCTCAATGAAGAATTTGTTGCCAGCAAAGACTATGTCCCTCAGAGAAGGGACTGGCTTTCAGCTTACTGGACTGGTTTCAAGTCTCCTGAACAGCTTTCACGTATCCGTAACACTGG AGTCAAACCTGAGATTTTGAAGAATGTTGGCAAGGCTATCACTACTCTGCCTGAAAATTTTAAACCTCATAGAGCAGTGAAGAGAATTTTTGAGGACCGTGCCAAAATGATTGAGACAGGGGAGGGTATTGACTGGGCGGTGGGAGAAGTACTCGCCTTCGCGACATTGCTTGTAGAAGGAAATCATGTTAGATTGAGTGGACAGGATGTTGAGCGAGGTACTTTCAGCCATAGACACTCTGTTCTACATGATCAGGAAACTGGGGAACAATACTGCCCTTTAGACCATGTCATGATAAACCAAAATGAAGAGATGTTTACTGTAAGTAACAG CTCTCTTTCAGAGTTTGGAGTTTTGGGATTTGAATTAGGTTATTCGATGGAAAATCCCAATTCTCTAGTGCTGTGGGAAGCACAGTTTGGTGATTTTGCCAATGGAGCTCAGGTGATATTTGACCAGTTTGTGAGCAGTGGGGAGTCCAAGTGGTTACGTCAAACTGGATTGGTTGTGCTGCTACCCCATGGATATGATGGTCAAGGCCCTGAACATTCAAGTGCGCGTTTGGAGCGTTTCCTTCAG ATGAGTGATGATAATCCTTTTGTAATACCTGAGATGGATTCAACCCTTAGAAAACAGATTCAAGAATGCAATTTTCAAGTGGTGAATGTAACTACTCCTGCTAATTATTTCCATGTTTTGCGGCGCCAA TTACACAGGGATTTCCGTAAACCTCTTATTGTTATGTCACCCAAGAACTTGCTTCGTCATAAGGACTGCAAATCCAATTTGTCTGAGTTTGATGACGTTCAAGGTCACCCTGGTTTTGACAAGCAAGGAACCAGATTTAAGCGGCTTATAAAAGACCAGAATGATCACTCGGATCTTGAAGAGGGTATTAGACGGCTAGTTCTCTGCTCAGGAAAG GTCTACTATGAGCTCGATGAAGAAAGGAAAAAAGTTGGTGGGAAGGATATTGCAATTTGTAGGGTGGAACAACTTTGTCCATTCCCTTATGACCTCATCCAACGTGAATTGAAGAGATATCCAA ATGCTGAGATCGTTTGGTGTCAGGAAGAGCCCATGAACATGGGTGCATACAGCTATGTTGCTCCTCGTCTAGGCACTGCAATGAAGGCACTGAGTAGAGGTACTGTTGATGACATTAAGTATGTTGGCCGTGCTCCATCTGCCGCAACAGCTACCGGCTTTTACCAAGTTCACGTGAAAGAGCAAACTGAATTAGTCCACAAAGCTATGCAGCCCGATCCAAtcaattcttga